The genomic stretch ACTCAACTGGTTCCATTCAGTCATACAAGATTTTGGTTGTGGCTTTTCAATTTCTTCACCCTTTCCCCTTTTTTCTTCATATTTTTTCATTTTCTCTTTGAAGCGTTTTCGTTCTTCCATGAACCACCTGTTATGGAATTTTTCTGCCAGTCTTTCAATTTCCTCTTCAATTATATTATTATAATTACATGCATCAGTAAAAGGATCATAAATATGATATTTGTTTTCAGGTTTAACCCATTCAGGGACGGGGACATTATCCGGTTTACAGATTACTGTGTTAACATCATTGTTGTATATACTCTTGATTCTATTTAGGGTCATGGTTTGTAAAATAACATCTTCATGGCACAGATAGATCACTGAAATCGGTACTTTATTTTTGAATGTATTTATGATTTCCCTTGTGAGAACTTTGGATTTACAGTTGATCAATTCAAGTTCTATCACCTCATTTATGTTCTCATATCGATCGAGGTAATGAACTTTAAGTTGATCCATGTTTTGATCAATAACAGTAAGCTGTGTTTTCTTGTCATGCAGAAAATGTGCTGAACGCCCCATCATTGTTACAAGTGACTGAGCAAATTTATTGAAACCAATGATCAAAATATGTAACGGTGGTGCATTTACATCCCTGACAGGTACAAAAATATCAGGGGCATATTTCTTGAATACCAGTCGTGCAGCAATTTCATCCGCATTAAAAATCCTACCATCAAAATTGTTTTCAGTAATTTGAAACAATGAATATTCCTGAACATTATCGATAATCTCAAAATTATCAACATGAGCAAACGCTCTCAACACTTTTTTTGGGTTACTATTTTTCACCAGTATTTTTGCATTCGAAAGAATGCTGAAGTTTTTTAGATCATTTCCGGTCACTGTAATTAAATCCCTGGCCTCATGTATTCCTGCCCTTATCAATGAGGTATCAATATTGGCATCCTGCCTTATTAAAATACAATGAGTTTGATCATCCGTATAAAAGTGGTCAGTCTCAATGGTCGGATCAATAACAACTACTTGTTTATCGTTATCAACCAAATTTTTTACAACCCGTTTTCCAATTTCGCCATATCCGCAAACAATGGTGTGATCTTTCCATTTTTTAATGCTTTTCATTTTCGATTCATTTTTCCATAGCCTGAAATATGCAGAAACAACCGCCCAAACCAGCGCCAAAGGAAACAACCAGCGGGAGAACCATAACAAGGGATTTTGAATAGCACTCCCAAATTTATCTGTATCATATTCAAATTGTGATAATTGGAAAGCCTGGTATATGGATTGCTCAATCTTTGCCAGATCATTAAATAATCCCTGGACAGGAGCTGATGATCTTAAATTGTCAAGAAAACCGGGCCAGCCAAATTTTTCAAGTATAAATCCAAATATGCCAGATACCAGTGCAATACCTCCAAGGATGATTGGAATTCTATAAATTCTGGTTTTTTTGATTTTTTGCTCCATACTAATCTATGTTTTTTTCGAATTAACATGTTTTATTTTTGCTCATAATAACAGCACTAATACTCATCTCCTCCGGCAATAAACGGATTAAACTTTAGTGCTCATCACAATTATGGAATTTGTTCAGTAGAATGTCAGAAAATCATTTATCTTAATCACGTTCAATTATTTTTACCGATAGGTCTTTGACTTTTGTAATTCTCTTAAAAAATAACTCTTACCACAATATTTCGAGTGTATTTTGATTTGTGCAAGTCTCAAATCAGTTTTTAAAATTATATCCCTCTTTAATATTGATTTTAAGAATAATATCCTTTATATCCATTGAAATGCTTTCAATTGGATAACTTTCTTCTATTTCTTTCTTCATTGATTCTAGCTCAATCTGTTGTTTTTTTGTTACCAAAGCAATATCCCTGAACATTAACAACAATTCAGAGCTTACATTTTTTCCGAAAGCGTTCTTCGTTATATTTGGAGACAATCTTGCTGGTGTATAAGCAAGGATATAAACAAAAACAGCTAAATTCTCAGAAATAATTCTTTGCAAGAGTCTTGTTCTCGGAGGAGTGTTAATGGAAGCTCTTAAAACTCTATAAGCAAGCGATGATCCTTGAGGATGTAGGCTTGTGGTTCTAAATGCGATGCTCTCGATTTCTCTTTTTAAATGTCTTAAAGTTTCATCCTGTGCATTTTTAAATTCGATGATCACGAGTTTTTTATTCTCATGGTTGTATACTGTTAATTCATTATTGGCTATTTCAATTTTTGAAGGGATAAAGGCACCTTTCAAATTCGTATCAAGGTTTATTTTATAATCACTTATCACTGCACCAACAGGAATTTTATGCTTTACTAGTCCTTTTAGGATATCAACATATTCTGGCTCAGCTAAAAATTTTAGCTCAATGAATTTTATGTAAGCAGGAGTATACAAAGGAAGATTTAGATAGCTAATTTTAAAACGTTCACTACTTTGAGAGGCGAAATGGCTAATTAAATTATTCGCTTCAGATAAAAGGTCAAAGCGGGTATATGAGTCTTCCTTGAATGG from Bacteroidota bacterium encodes the following:
- a CDS encoding NAD-binding protein; the encoded protein is MEQKIKKTRIYRIPIILGGIALVSGIFGFILEKFGWPGFLDNLRSSAPVQGLFNDLAKIEQSIYQAFQLSQFEYDTDKFGSAIQNPLLWFSRWLFPLALVWAVVSAYFRLWKNESKMKSIKKWKDHTIVCGYGEIGKRVVKNLVDNDKQVVVIDPTIETDHFYTDDQTHCILIRQDANIDTSLIRAGIHEARDLITVTGNDLKNFSILSNAKILVKNSNPKKVLRAFAHVDNFEIIDNVQEYSLFQITENNFDGRIFNADEIAARLVFKKYAPDIFVPVRDVNAPPLHILIIGFNKFAQSLVTMMGRSAHFLHDKKTQLTVIDQNMDQLKVHYLDRYENINEVIELELINCKSKVLTREIINTFKNKVPISVIYLCHEDVILQTMTLNRIKSIYNNDVNTVICKPDNVPVPEWVKPENKYHIYDPFTDACNYNNIIEEEIERLAEKFHNRWFMEERKRFKEKMKKYEEKRGKGEEIEKPQPKSCMTEWNQLSEECKQSNRSLAAHIDVKLRAIGCEKCDMNDLRPESPFPNNKTLIDQLANMEHRRWNADRFLSGWKYGKRNDKMKIHDNLVSWAELGDIQQYDIDAINEIPIILKSEEFKMKICKLEG